Within Deltaproteobacteria bacterium, the genomic segment AAATACTTGACCATGGCCGGGTCCGAAAAACTCAGCGCGGTCTTGACTCCAGCGGCGCGGGCCAAAGCCATGGCCTCGGCGGCCGCAGGGCGGGCCGTGGGCGAAGTGACCAAATAGCCTTCGACATAGAAAAATTTGGATGCACGCAATGCGTCTTCCCGAATCTCGGACCGGGCCAGGGATTCGGAAATCCCCAGATATGTATTCATGGTCCGTTCCGCATCGGGGGTAACCATGACCAGACATTTGCCAGTCACGCCCGAAGCCCGGCGCTCCGTCAAATTGGTGTCGATCCCGGCCCGTTTCAATTCCTGCACATAAAAATCGCCCATCTCGTCATCGCTGACCAGACAGGAATAGAAGGATGTTCCACCAAACCAGGCATTGGCCACGATGGTATTCGCGGCCGAGCCACCGCCAGAACGCGAATTCTTTTCCTCGCGCAGATATTCGAGCAGCTCGAACTGTCGTTTTTCGTCGACCAGGGTCATGAGGCCCTTTTCCACGCCCATGGAATCAAGAAAATCATCGCTGACTTCGAATTCCATATCCACCAGGGCGTTGCCCATGCCGTACACATCGTATCGTTTCATGCTTGTCCCATGGAAAAGTTGGAGATTTGTGCCCTCCGCAAGCCAACGCCTCGGGCGTGATCCTGGACCTAAACAAGGATGACCCGTTCGTCCATGCCCGAAGGCCGCCTCGGGCCGCGACAAAAAAGGCCACCCTCGCGGATGGCCTTTTCCAGGCGCCACAACTGGAGCGCCGTCGAATTACATTGTGTCTATTTTCCGGCCATCATGGCCGCGATGTCGTCCTGGACCGTGCCGATGGGCTTGATGTCGAAGTTTTCCACCAAGACCTTGGCCAC encodes:
- a CDS encoding adenosine kinase → MKRYDVYGMGNALVDMEFEVSDDFLDSMGVEKGLMTLVDEKRQFELLEYLREEKNSRSGGGSAANTIVANAWFGGTSFYSCLVSDDEMGDFYVQELKRAGIDTNLTERRASGVTGKCLVMVTPDAERTMNTYLGISESLARSEIREDALRASKFFYVEGYLVTSPTARPAAAEAMALARAAGVKTALSFSDPAMVKYFRLGLEEVIGSGVDLLFCNREEALLWGGCRTLAKAADELKRIAGAFVITLGGDGALIFDGYGTHEIDPCPARAIDTNGAGDMFAGAFMYGITHGMSYDQAGQLASLAASRVVTVFGPRLEPEHYRQILAEFQAR